GGGCAATTCAGGAAGGCCTCCCGGAGGAGGTGACTTTTGAGTGGAGACCTGAATGACAGGAATGTAAGACTGGCCTGTCTCCCTGACCTAACTAGCAGCTCCTTGAGGGTAGTGCCTGGTCTGATTCATCTTTGAGGCCTGGCATAAGACGTGGCTCGATAAACATTGTGGAGTGACTAAAGGGACGGGTGAGTTGCCTTTAATAATGAATCGAGTTTTCAAGTTTCCACCGACCTCGCTTCTGGTCTTTGGATGACAAACCCAGCTGATACGCCTGTCTGACATTTCCTGCGTGTGCTAATGGGGGCAGAATGGGAAAGAGGCCACGGAAGGGAGCTGTGTGCTCAGACCTTGTACATCAACCTCCTGTGGGCTCTGCAGGGTGGGGGACCTTGTGATCACCCCTACGTatgtccccagcacccagcactgggcctggcacataatagatgctccaTAAATTGGTAACTGAaaggacaaacaaacaaacaaaaaccccgtGCTTAATGGGAAATTTCTGTTGTGCCTATATTCAGCTAGCTTATGTTACTGCTTCAAAGTTCAGGATAAGCTGAGACACtcaaacttcttctttttttgagatggagttttgctcttttgtccaggctggatggagtgcaatggtgcaatcttggctcactgcaacctctgccccccgggttcaagtgattcttctgcctcagcctcccaagtagatgggattataggtgcctgccaccatgcctggctagtttttgtattttcagtagagatgggatttcaccattttggccagactggtctcgaacacctgacctcagatgatctgctttcctcggcctcccaaagtgctaggattacaggcgtgagccaccacacccagcggaCACTGAAGCTTCTATTAGCCTTACCTGGATTCTGTGTATTaactccccttccctcccccaatTTCAGGGAGAATCAAACAATTCCTCCTCCCAAGTTTTCAGGACGAAAATCTCACAGCCAATTAATAACAGACAAACCAAAGATTTTCCCCTAAATGTCAGAGGGAGGTTTCTTGGCACAAGCTGGGCAGTTGAGGTGGCAAGGGTTTCCCAATCTTCACTACCCCCTCGGCCCTCTGGTCTTAGAGGCTGGGATAGAAGCAAGGTGAGGTCCCTTGAGTTCAGTGGCCTCATGAAGGCAGAGAAGGTGCTAATGACTCAGGGCCAGCCTAGCTCGGAGGAACTGGTGTTGGGTGGAACCAGAAGTGGGAAACAGTGGGAGATGAGAAGGAAGTGGTTAAAAGGTGTTTCCTGGGACTTGGAACTAGGGTGAGGAAAATGATTCTTCCATCATCCCTAAGGGTTGGGGATGGAAGGTTGGGACTGGGGGCTACCCTGTGCACTTCTTCCCTGGACACACGCTTTCACCGGGACGTGGTCAGATCACGACAACAGGTAACCTTTAGTCAGAACTCACCACCCACTGTGTTAAGCCTTACATGACAATCACCATGAAGATTTACATACACATGTTATATCATAGTCTCCTCACAACATGTCTAAGAGGTAGGCACGTCattgttcccattttgcagatgaggaaactgaggttcagagagggcacttggcttgcccaaagtcacacagcagggAGTGGCAGAGGAAGTCAGGTTGGGTGACCCCAGTAACTGCTCTCAGAGGCTGGGTGATGACCGGCTTCCTGGCTTCTCTGGAATAAACCTTTGCCACCACTTCCTGCATTTCAGCTTCAGTACAGGCAGAGAATGGGGATAGGTGGGGGAATGAGGTGAGAGGGGAGATGTTTAGAGGTGTGGAGGGCGGCAGAGGTTTGAACAGTGCAGACAAGGGGAGAGTTCAGCcgactggggaggaagaggatggaCGATGGAGCCTCTGGGCATCTGGATCAGCAGGAGCATAACATCTGGATCAGCTGGAGCGTAGCATCTGGATCAGTTGGAGCGTATGACTTTATTGATCCAGGACATGTATTTGCAGATCTGGGTGTAGACAGCTGGATGCTGGGCAGAGCCACAGGGGTAAACACCCCACGAGAGGATGCCTTGGAGGGTCTCGTCACAGACCAGGGGGCCTCCAGAGTCACTCTgggggtggcaggaaggagagatCAAATAAATGTGCCAACGTGAGAGCTGTCACTTTGGGATCTGGGGCAGtggtggggaaggaaggagtTGGGTTGGGATAAAGACGAGGATGGGATGGGGTTGGAATTAGGTATGAGCTGGAAGGTAGGAATGGAGGTGGACTTCAGGTTATGGGAGGTTGGGCTGGGGGATGAGAATGAAGGCACAGTGAGACTGGGGTTGGGATTGTAGTTCATGGAAGGTGAGGGGATGAAAATGGGCTTGGAGATGGGAATGGGGTGGGGTTGGGATGGAAATGGGATTGAGGATAGGGATGAGGAGGGGGTTAGGTCTGGGTAAGAGTTGGGGTCAAGGATGGGTTTGGGAATGGAGTTGGGGATCGGGCACAGGGTCTGCTCTTTTCCCATAACCTCCCTGTCCTCCCTCCCAGGAGTCAGAGACTCTCCCTGTTCAGACCCTACCTGGCAAGGGTCCTGGCCCCGGTCCAGTCCAGCACATATCATGTTGTTGGTGACCACGCCAGGGTAGAAGACCTCACACTCTTTAGGGCTCAGGATAGTGATGCTGGAGCAGGTCAGGCCCTTGTTGTACTTCACTGAAGGGAGAATATGCCAGTAATCCCTGGGTCCAGCCCCCAATCCTTGGGGAGCCAGGAGTCCAGATACAAGACCGTTTCTATCCtaagccccagcccctcctccttcaGACTCAAGAAtcctggccccagcccctccccacttagacccaggagtccaggcccccagcccctcctcccctcaGACTCACAGACCCAGGCATCTAGGACCCCAGCCCGTCCTCCCTCAGATCCAGGAATCCAGTCCCCAGCCCATCCTTCCTCAGACCCAGGGGTTCAGGCCCTCAGCCCCCTCCTCCTGAGGTTCCGGCCTCAGAGCCCCAGCTCTTGCCTCTCCGGGCGGCCGTGGTGCCCCAGCCAGCAACCTGGCACTGGTCTCCGGGCTGAGCACAGCGGTAGGGAAGCTGCAGGGCCCGGACGCGGGGCCCCAGCACTACGGGCCTGGCCAGCTTCAGCAACATGAGATCGTGCTCATCCGTTCGCCTTGGCAGGATGGGGCCTGAGCCCTGGTGGTACTTGGGATGGACAACAGAGCGAGTGGTCCGGCGGAGCTGCTCTCCCTGAAGAAGCAGCAGGTGGTCATCCCCTACTCGAGCCCACAGTGGCCTGGGGGAAGGAAGAGGCATGTGAAGGCAAACCCTTCATAGGGACTGGGAAAGCAGGTGGGCAGTGACGCAGGGCCTGGAGATAGGAAGAGTCTGAGGGAAGAGGGCCTTGTGGGAGAAGGGGACCTCAGTGGACATGGGGAGGAGGAATCAGTTGTTTGAGCTCTGAGGATCTGTAGGAATTGAggagggctgggggcctggacacCTAGGTAAgccttccacattttcttttctctttttcttttctttgttgaaacagagtttcgctcttgtcacccaggctagaatgcaatggcgcaatctcggctcactgcaacctccacctcccaggttcaagcagttctcctgcctcagcctccttcctgagtagctgggattacaggcacccaccaccacacccagcctttttttttttttaatttttttaaaattttttattttttattttattttatttttagttgagaagtggtttcaccatgttggccaggctggtcttgaactcctgacctcaggtgatccacccgccttggcctcccaaagtgctgggattacaggcgtgagccaccgagcccagcccaaCTCCACATTTTCTCTGTGGTAATACCCAACCCTTCCTCCTTCAACGGGGACTCACGAAGTGAACCTTTTCCTTTAGTTCTAAATTCCTGACCACACCGGACCCTGGCTTCTATCCGTTGCAGGCAACCACCTCCTCCTAGAGCTCAAGGAGAATCAGCGGGAGAGGAGTGACGGGCCCAGAAATGCGGAAAAGGACCACACCGCCCCCTGGCGGCCACAGCGCAAGCCCGGTCTCTCCTCCTGCTGGAAGGACACCGGGGACCGCACCTCCAGCTGTGGGAGTTCCGAGAGACCCCGCCCTGCCCGCTCCTCCCTGGAGGCCGCCTCCACAGCCCCCCGTGGCGTCCTCGGGGATGGATCTCCTCCTACTTGTTTCCGCAGTGCGCGGCCGTCAGCACCCAACTCTGGTCCACCAGGACACCCGCGCAGTGGAACGAGAGGCCGTTGAAGAGCGAGACCTGCCAGGGCTGCGAGCCGCGCGCGCACGGGGAGCCATAGGCTTCGGGGTCCAAGCGCGTGTCGTTTTGGGGGAGCAGCGCCGCCTCTGCGGCTGGAGAAAGAAAGGGGACGGAATCAAAGCACGGAGGGCAGGGTCTGGGTTTGGGGTTGGAGCTGGGCTGTGGCACTGGACTGCGTTCGGGGACGGGGGACGCAGCCAGAACGCGAGGGTGGTAGGGAAATATTGGGGGTTTCGCGTGCACCGAAGGGAATGGGAGGAGAAGAAGCGCGTGAAAGTGGAAGGAAGCTGGGATAGGGTAGCGTGGAGTAATGAGACAGAATAGGGTGGGTCTGGAGGGCAGGGACTGAACGCAGCGCGCCTGGAGAGCTGGCTAGAACGTCGCTGGTCGATAGAGGGGCGGGGATTGAACGCGGCGGGGAGGTAAGGGTGCGGGGATAGAACTCGGGGATCGGGGAGAGGAAGGGGTGTGAATAACAAAACGGGATTGAAAACCAGGAGAGGGGTGGGGcgcagtggtttacgcctgtaatcccagcactttgggaagccgaggcggttGGACCGCTTGAgctcgggaattcaagaccagcccgggcaacacagcaagacccagtctctacaaaaacaaacaaacaacaacaacaacaacaaaaaagtagtcgcggaggcatgcgcctgtagtcacagctacctgggaggctgaggtgggaggatcgcttgagcccaggaggtggaggttgcaatgagccgagattgggccactgcactccagtctgggcgacagagtgagaccctgtctcaaaaaaaaaaaaaaaaaaaaaaaaagccggatgtggtggtgcatgcctgtggtaccagctactctggaggctgagtatcgcttgagcccaggaggtcgaggctgcagtgagctctgattgggccactgtactccagccacgGAGACAGAGCActgccctgtctcaaaaaaaaaaaaaaaaaaaaaagaaggaaagaaaaagagagagaaagaaaaaaacaagaaagaaagaagaaaaaataagagagaaagtaaaacaagaaagaagaaacaaacgaaaggaaggaaggaaaggaaggaaggaaaagaagaacgaaagaaagaaaagaaagaaagaaaaagaaaaaagagagagaaagggaaagaggaagaaaaaaagtgaggGGAGAGGGCAAAAAGCGGTAAGGCAAGACTCAGGATAAAACACGGTGGtgtggccgggagcggtggctcacgcttgtaatcccagcactttgggaggccgaggcaggcggatcacgaggccaggagatcgagaccacggtgaaatcccatctctactaaaaatacaaaaaactagccgggcttggtggcgggcgcctgtagtcccagctactcgggaggctgaggcaggagaatggtgtgaacccgggaggcggagcttgcagtgagccgagatcgcgtcactgcactccagcctgggcgacagagcgagactccgtctcaaacaaacaaacaaacaaaacaaaacacggtAGTGTAAAATGGAGCGGGGCCGGGATGGGGCGGCgtaagaggaggagaaagaacgCGGCGAAGAGTCCACGGAAGAGCGAGGATCCGGGTGGCAGAAATCGGACAGGGCCTGAGTGGGGCGGGTCACCCAGGGGCCGAGCCAGAAGAAGGGCCCAGCTGACTTGGGGGCGGGCCGTGCTCCGGAGCGCTGGGTGGGTGCTGGGGTCTCGGGGGAGGAGAGGTGCGCGGGGCTTGGTGACGGGAACACATTCTCCTCCCGCCCGTGCCTCCCACCGGCGCCTctccccgccccctgcccccgACCTTACCCCAGAGTTGCGCCATCAGCAGCGGCAGCAGCTTCGCCAGAGCCCGGGCGCCAGAGGCGGCGGAGAGGTGGAGGTGCGGAGCTCTCATGGCCAGGATCTGCTGGGGTGTGTGCAGGGGCGGGTTAAAACAGATGCTCCGTTAGAGACCCCCACCTCGCCGCGCTCATCCGCCCAGCCTGGGCCACCCCAGCCCGCAAGCACCCTTTTGACCTGCAGCCGATAACCCCAGGGGCTGGCAGACGGGAGATTCGGGCTGGAACAGCGGTAATGGGCACAATTACCCTAATGACGCCCCTCGCGGCATCTTCCCGTCCTCCCTGTGCCCGAGTGGAGCGCTCTCCGCGCCCCAGCTACCCTGGCTGCAGCCACGCCGCGCCCGAGGTTTCCCCCTCCTTCACGCGCGGGGTGGGGATCCGAGGCTCGGAGCCAGTGGGAGCCTCTTTCTCAACCTCACAGCGGGGGGACTTCCGCGTCCCGCAGGTGGAGAAACCGAGGCTCTAAGCCGGCTCCTGCCTGTGGCCCGGGGGTCCCCACCCATCCTCTCGCAATCCACCCCAACCCGGGTGGGGTGCAGGTAGCTTCACCTGGGAGTCGCCgataggaaggagggaggggaccCAGACGTGCCTCTGCCCTGCCTGTGGTCTGCCGCTGGTATCCTCTGCCCAGGGACCCCTGGCGGGACCTTCCCTTTTAACCCCAAGGAGTCCGGAAGCTTCTCCaccctcccctacccccacccccgggctccctccctttccctctgtcTAATTGTACCGTGGGTGAGGCTGGCACTCCTGGGTCCCAGATTCCTGCTCTGGGAGGGGCCCTGGAATACAGGCTTCTCCCAGTGCCCGAAACGCCCCCTTTTCATCCCTTTTGGAACTGGCTTCCGTGGGGATTCTCCGGGTCCCGGTGCCAAGAAGGCTTCCCAGGCGCGGGGAGAGGGTTCACGTCCCCAGCAAGGCTAGGGGTGGCAGGATGAGAGGCCACTGAGCAAGAGGAAATCAATGGGAAGTGCATACCTAGAGTGACAATGTGAGAAGCCAGACtgtggaagaggaaggaggaaggcctAGAGATAAAGCAGGTTGAGTAGGAGGGACAGAGGCTGGCTTGAAAAGGGAGATTGTAACAAACCAAGGCTaaaagagccagagagagagagagagagagagagagagagagagagagggagggagggaggcgccGAGGctaagagaaacagaaacaaggaAAAAGGGAAACCCACGCCCACTCTGTGGCCGTGAGTGAGCTCTGTGTGTGTCCCAGTGACTAGCCCATGTGCGTGTTGGGGGGGGCTGTGGCTCTGCCTCATACCCATGTGTGGCCATCTCACACCCTCCCTGCCATCTGTGTGCCACCAGGTGACACACAGGCCCCTGAATCATAGGAGGTCAAAGCTGTGAGGGGCATCGGCATCACCTCAGCCAACTCCCTCATCTCAGGTGAGGAgtgagaggctcagagagggcagaGACTCACaggaggtcacacagcaagtcc
The DNA window shown above is from Homo sapiens chromosome 19, GRCh38.p14 Primary Assembly and carries:
- the KLK10 gene encoding kallikrein-10 preproprotein, with the protein product MRAPHLHLSAASGARALAKLLPLLMAQLWAAEAALLPQNDTRLDPEAYGSPCARGSQPWQVSLFNGLSFHCAGVLVDQSWVLTAAHCGNKPLWARVGDDHLLLLQGEQLRRTTRSVVHPKYHQGSGPILPRRTDEHDLMLLKLARPVVLGPRVRALQLPYRCAQPGDQCQVAGWGTTAARRVKYNKGLTCSSITILSPKECEVFYPGVVTNNMICAGLDRGQDPCQSDSGGPLVCDETLQGILSWGVYPCGSAQHPAVYTQICKYMSWINKVIRSN